attaatttaggcctattaatgagaagtatactactaattaaaaatcatataacaagatgtaaaacttttttgattgtgggtctaaatttatgaataaaataaaatcaagcttatcaattaacttttttatgttaattggtatagaatgagtaataaacatcctgtaaaaaaattaaggtactctataatataatttcacttcctctattaaattatatatcaaacatagcggtagcacttttattttatttttattttaagtattttcttacataaattaaaaaaaaaatgagtgcgtctaaatttatgaaaaccactgtataaaatataaattagtgcctgtgtttgtgtgtgtatgtatgtatgtatatatatatgtatatatatatatatatatatatatatatatatatatatatatatatatatatatatatatatatatatatatatatatatatatatatattcctatagtttacaggtaaaaaaacatgtttgtaGAAAAAATGGATCTTTGTTTGTTTGTGGTATTAAAGCTTACAAAGTTAAGGTTAGATTATGTCAAagcgcattaatttaattgcggGAAGTAAATAAACCACaaaaatgctattttaaaaGACTAGAATGTTTTCAAGAACAttctatatgtttttaaaaacaatctgaatttttatattttatttttttaaaataaaaatattctgaatgtttttatttttattctttaactgtaaaacatgcgctgagtgttgctacattgactaatttatagcctgacttgcaacagagtactgctacatcgactgacaaatagcctgacttccaatggagtgctgctaaatcgactgacaaatagcctgactcgcaataaAGTGCTGCTAGATCGACTGAGCGCTTGGttgtaacaataaataaataaaagtaacaataaataaataaaaatacataaaagacaagtattgtttatattaaagagaatgtttaaaaaaaatgtttgggctgagtttttttgactcaaataaaataataaacgtaTACGAAGAAAAATGAACTTTGTAGCTTTAGACAAAGTTTGCATTCTTCATTTTAGTCAGAATTAAATATCTTCAAAATATACAAGCTTTTTTGACTCAATCTAcagataatttaattttcagtATAATGATGACACCAttgtagaaatattttattcatacttttaatgtgaattttgcaaaaattagaaaataaaataactaaacaaattgtttagtaatttaggaattcaaaaaaaaaaaaaaattacaaatttctaTATCTGTTACCAAAATTCTACAATGACgctatatattaaaactatttggaACCAAATGTgcttaaacaaattttaaagccttagattattgcaaaaaaaagctttagattattgcaaaaaaaagcttgtatatttaaaagattaaaaattctAACTAAAATGGAGAATGCGAGCTTTGACTGAAACTACTAAGTTAGTTTTTCATTGTTTgcgtttattatttttattatttattcatttttatatttatttttatcattttatcttaatcaaaaagttttatatttctctttaatCTAAATACAACTTGTCTTgacacttagggatccctttaaaaaaataaaaattataatttaagccattgtaaaagatatattagaAACTATCAACTCAGAAAAAGACTATGACTTACCCCTTTCTTCCCACATACACTTAATAATCTCCCACATACACTTTACAtactatttataacaattttctttattctgattaatctttcttttataattcttttaatttcaacaaaTATTTGGGTTACAACAGATAACACATGATGATAACCACAACTAGACACTTTTTGGAAGTGTCATGCTTTACACTccaacaaattaattttaatataaatactatagACAAGTACATTTTATAATGCCCCCTAACTCATTAACTTTGAAAACCCCTTTGTTGAACATGATAGTTAATTACACATAAAATAATacatcttgaatttttttttaaactaatcaaaaattaaaaagcatgttattaattttacaaaataagaattaaaaaaatgtatttacttGTTCTGAACTAAGGATTTGATTTGAACTTGATGGCTGacctataaataagaaaattaatttaaagaaccaaaaaaacattagaattaaaaaataaccaaaCATTACTCTGTTCTGTTATCTTACAACTATCTCTGTTCTGTTATCTAACAATTATCTCTGTTATGTTATCTTACAATTATCTAACAAATAAtctaacaaaaaacattaaaatattctaacaaaaacattaaaaacttgtgTCTATGGTTTTAGTGAGTATATTTGCCAGTTGATGAATGCGTTCTCTCCAACCAAAAAACTGCAAGTTACTTTTGAAAGTTCTGAATTCGACCAACTTAATATCTGCAGTAGTGTGCCTTAGTGTTCATGTATTGGGCCACTGTTGTTGTTCATCTGCATTACAGATAACGTCATAAAAGATACCTGGTCTAATTagtctaataacttactttctgaccatcaatatggatttcgatcttctcgttctacagctgatttgctaacagtaataactgacaggttttatcgtgcattagatgaaggtggagaggttaaggccatcgctcttgacatttcaaaagcgtttgataaagtttggcatgctggtcttctccataagctttcttcttatggtgtatccggcaacatctttaagatcattgaatccttcctttccaatcgtagcataaaagttgtcctcgatggacaacactcttcttcttattctgtaacttcaggggttcctcaaggttctatccttggccctacactctttttaatttacattaacgatcttccagatattctgacatctaaggtggcattgtttgctgatgatactaccatttattcttgtcgtGATAAGAAACCAAcaccctctgattgcttggagggggcatttgagcttgaaaaggatctcacttctgctacagcatggggctcacagtggctggtgaactttaattcagctaaaactcaatttttttcagccaatcgttatcgcaataatttagatcttcctatatttatgaacggtgatgtactcgatgagtcacctactcttcatcttctaggattaactcttacttccaatctttcttggaaaccatataccAAATCGGTTGCAATTTCTatagcctaatttttgagatgaaatacgagattttatTACCTGAAGAAAgcaggctttggcattagaaaaaacctttttacaatggtttctagcaatagtaaacagacatcTGCTTTCTAAAGAATTGTTATAGTGATAGATATAGAAGTAATGGTTAccattggaaattgcagcagcacaatgagtGGAAAACCATGGAAAAGAGCAAGGCTTGACTTGAAATCGTCGAAAGGGAATACAAAAATCCGTGCCAGGTTGAATCTAAGAAGTTaagtaagaagcacatttgtcagcaggaagacgaaagatttctacccaagggccatcgcgaagaaaatcacggaaagagtcccagtcaacTTTAAGTTAGTTGTAAGAGGTATAATAATAAAAGGGTTTCTGATGaagaagaagaatgagataataattttagagagatcaaacagcgatcagaagcacctaagggtgaatgtggagaaactgagcactgactaggatcagaaacaaaaaGTCGGATTGTCTGGAAAACAgtttggaaagttgactatttgtgttagagattgagaaagacaaaagttgtgggccttaatgcctgcagagtcactgacactagagccaagccattcagtttGATGAGCGTttaagtcaccaacaacaatattaaCTGAAGGATAAAAAGAAAGGACTTGGTagatttgatcagaaataatattgaaaagaGTACAGTCTTAAGATGAAGagtgattttttaatttgttaaagaatttgtCTTTACTATCTGagcacagatagtactcagtacactatttaatagtccaagcaattgcttcaatactattaataaaccttaagccgtaacaaagggctgcaaatgtggccttgacaatgcacaccaaaagtatgaACAAAGAAACCACAACATGtaactgttagtactctgatattttacagctgttgatggaatcagcctctctaagagctaccacagagtttgggtatatatatttatattagggtgacaatttagaaaaaaagaattcaaaaattaCCACTACATTTTAAGCTGTTCTCCATCTCAATACAAACTCAAAAGGGTCttagaaagttgtttttgacCACTATAAGTgctttatgtaaaaattgatttttaagatatttgtcatttttctatttgtttttaatttttgttaatattaagcTCAAttattctttgttataaactaataaaatgaatatttactgttcattttaattttagaaaactaattaaatattgcatttacagATCAGAATGGGAAATGGGAAAtgcaaaaaacaacaaaaaaaacaacaattctttatataattaaatacaagTGCCAGAAGACTACTGTACCCACTTAAATCACCTATTTCTGAATTGCCAACTTATCAGCTCCCTACCAATGGAACAATTTTAAGCCATTACCATTATCTTATCAGTTCTAGATCAAATTGATTTAAAAGCTTAAATACAGACTTTGCATATGCAattggcaaaaaaattttgatttggtATGCAAAGTAAACACAACAGCGAgaaaatgtaaacttttgtcTCCTCTAAAAATTGTAAACCTCTGGAAACTTTGCGGGTTTTGGCAACTATTTAATTTctgaatcaaaaattattaaaaagtttgtaaaactttacaaaaaatggcAGCTTATggtacaacaaaaaaaaactaacttgaaAGATAGAAACCAAAGAACCAAAAATTATAgagtttcaagtaaaaaaagtaaaaacattttcaagtaaaaacattttaacattattttgtacAATGTGGATTTGTATAACCATATAATATACTTAGATTTGATATGTagagcattttattatatatgaaattttgATATTGGCAAAGCAAACATAAAAGAACTAATCTATCAGAGCATCGATATGCCTAAAAACAAAAAGGCTATAATGGAAGATctttcatttattgaaaatcAAAGAAATGAAAGAGTTCAGTTCATTATTCACATTAGTGATAAGAAATTAGATACAAAAGTTGAAAGGAGAATGGAGAGATACGCAAGGTATGAAGAATACAGGAAGAAAAAAGTGGCAGATGGTGCTTGTAAACACATAATTGAAAATGAAGAAGATATCACTGTATGCCTTGAAGTTGATAAATGTCTTCCAGCTGATTATGGCTTGGAAAAGAAACCCAATTACAAAAAAGCAAGTTTATGTTTAGAAGGTATTCATTTGCTGTATCATTGTTTATATCCTTAttaagcttttataaaaaaaacttctttatagtttatattttatatagattcTAAAAATACGAGTTCAAAGCAGAGTGAAGACAGTTCTAATGAAATCCAAATACTTAaagcaaataaagaaaaacaaacacatGCAACTGCTATTATTGATCATAACCTTATTATCAGAGATGGCCTTATAGCAGCAACAACACCTTGTAAGTGTAAGAAAAGGGATCATTTACAGAGATCAAGCAATGTTCATTGCCAATGTGTAACAAACTACTTAAgagtagaaataaaattaaatagagaCACTGTAAGACAGAAACGCTATGAAACTATAGCAAACAAAGGTATTGaaatacaagaaaattatagaGATGAAATTTTGATGGAAAAGTAGTTAGCcgtattgaataaaaattgaagcAGAAAATTAATTAGGACCAAATTCCTGTTTCTGTTACAAGCCCAGAATTCAGGCATATAGATGATCGTTTTCTAGGAGTTGTAAAAAGTAACACTGGAAAAGCACTTGATCAGGTTTTAGCTGGAGTATTTTGAAGTACTTGACCACGTTTTTGCAGTTTGTACTGACACTACTGCCACAAATACAGGTAGATTGGATggaacaattaaaattttaactagaattttaaaaaaaccactgCTTTGGTTAATGTGTAGACATCATATTTACGAACTGCACATTAAACATGTTTACAAAGCTATAACTGGATTAAAAGCAAAAGcccaaataataaactttattcaaaCTTTAGGAAGCAATAGGAGGAAATTTTCCGTTAATTTCTGTTCCTGATGctaaatatagatttaaaagtttttctgagATTTCACTTATTTTTGGCTCTGGCATATACAGTTTGTATTTTGAACAAAAGAGTTGGATACAACTTTTTCAAGCGATGATTACAAGCATCTTGTAGAATATCTTGCTTTTACATCACCAGTAATTGATTATCTAcatgaacaacaaaaataaaatgtttctaaGATGTGTTTTATAATAGGAACTTTCCATGCAACCATGTTTTTAAAGTCTTGCTAGGCattctgttttaaataactatagAGCTTccaaaaattgtataaaaagaatggaactTAAAGGCAGGCAATGCGCTGTTAAAGAATATGCAAGCTCATTCTTGGAACTTGTCTCCTAAAACAGTTATTATGGTTTTAGCTGATTCACATCTTGATTTGCAAAGTAAATCAGACATTTTAGAAACTTTACTTCAGCATAAAGTGCCTGAAATTGAAATCATTAACTTCGAAAAGCTAACGGTTGTTGTTCTTAATGATAGCACTCAGTTGAAAGATTTGATTACAAACTGGATTTAGTTAGTAAGATTAAGGTTTGGTTATACACCATTCATACTAAAGGCAGCTTAAAGGACCTTGAAtcttacaataactttttttttatcaaaaacaaaataaattattaataatatatattttgtttttgatagaaaaagttttttttatcaaaaacaaaatatcctATTAGTAATCAGACAACATCGCAAATTAATATCCACAAATATTTCCCAGAAAGAATTAAGCcatcttcaataaatatagattaaaatattaagaaattGTATTTAcgcagttgtttttattttatataccattatttttgaaattataaccCAAAAAACTGGTAAAAATGTGTTATTGGCATACAAGTTTTACATAAAGACCtttgaactaaaaaattttttatgaacttCTAAGTGAACATAGAACAGCTTTTCACATAGTGGTAttttaaattccaaaaaaaagttaaaaagttcaaaaaaaaattgtcaccctaatgtatgtatgtatgtatgtatgtatgtatgtaagtatatatatatatatataaatatgtgtgtgtgggtgtgtgcgtttatatatatatatatatatatatatatatatttatatatatatatatatatatatatatatatatatgtacacatatacgcataaatatatgtatatatgtacatatatatatatacgcatatatgcataaatatatatatatgtacacatatacacataaatatacgtatatatgtacatatatatatatacgcatatatgcataaatatatatatatatatatatatatatatatatatatatatatatatatatatatatatatatatatatagttctaTAGTTTGTTGCATTTGGGAAGTACGGAAGGAAAAAAGTGATTCTTACGCCAACACATACGTCACTTTTAACTACTTTTGACTTTCGTCCAACATTTGCGTGTTGGACGAAAGTCAAAACCTTTAATTAaagacaaaacattttttaaattttttttttaattctttaattaaagacaaaacatttaattacaaattaattgtttttaaaaaaaaccacaaaaacgcAAATTTAATTGaccagaatgtttttaaaaacattctgaatatttttatttttatttttttttaataaaatgtttttatttttaatttttttaataaaatgtttttatttttattttttttactgtaaatcaTGCGccgagtgttgctacatcgactatcttatagcctgacttgcaagggagtgctgctacattgactgacaaatagcctgactcgcaacgaagtgctgctacatctaCAATATTTTAGCCTGAcccgcaagggagtgctgctacattgactgagggtttggttggggcagtctatcaattaagaaaaaaaaaattccagcattttaatttttactttttgtcaacaaaatatggaaaaaattttcGGACAACATATAagagttctatatatatatatatatatatatatatatatatatatatatatatatatatatatatatatatatatatatatatatatatatatatatatatatatatatatatgctttagcagtccttggaattaggaaaaattaggttgttaataaatgttgataattgctgacctcaaactgTTAAAGATTGGGTCagcaaaagaaattttaaaacaattttaatttcaagGGTTGCTAAAGCAACCCTCGGAATCaagaaaaatgaggtcggcaataatttgccaacatCAATCTTTTAGAGATTGGCAGCAGGTCAGCAAAAAAGAATtggatacaaaggtcttaccctaaaacatagaaatgaggaCAGCAactttttgctgacctcaaacacttttagatcggcagttaggttggcattgccgaatgccgaccctaattccgagagTTACTTTAGTGTATACTTACAAAAGTTTTAGATTATGACAACTCGATCAatgaaaatgtaatttatacaacaaaatgatgccaataacaaaacaaaaaaaaaaattatttaaaaaagataaaaatgtttttacatttttaattacaattttaattccatgttaacttattaaaataatatacttgattaaacttttgaacaaaactttaaagaaaaaaatattataaaaatacctaTGTATGCTGAAGCAAATGAGAGTGCATTAGCAAGATCTAATGCTGATATTTGTGGATGAGATTGATTGTTTGTTTGTGGCAAGTTCCTGTTTGTTGGATCCAATTGCCTGTTTTGACTGGTTTCAGATAATTGCTGGCTCCTGCTAGTTTCTGGTTCCTGCTCTTGGTTTTCCTCATTTAATGAAATTTCTGATTGtgcaaaatactaaaattaaatattattgtaaaatgtaaatAGTTCATGATTAGTGGCAGATTTGACTTAGAACTAAAgtttcaaaacttaaataaaactctCTGTGAacgtatgttttttatttatttattttatctatgtcaagtaataaattacaaaatatttaaaaataaaaaaatatacttaagtaactaaataaaagatatacttaagtatatataataattaaaagacaggaaaactcaaagaaaaaaaacttatcaactgtaactttatgttaaaaaaaatatgtattatcAGAAAAATCGAGTAATGAATCTTAATTGACAACAAGtttaattatacttatatttatacttcaattatacaattatagtttaaattatagtttataattatagtttaaattatagtttaaattatagtttataattatacaattatagtttaaattatagtttataattatacaattatagtttaaattatgtttgaaTTTTTGCACTGCATTGATTTCTTCAAGTTTACTTTCTTTCAAGTTTATGACTCAGGtttgtaaaattttcaatagCACCAGATTATGATAGGAAatagaaaatcaaaaattcaaaaaaattataaatttttgatttacagaaaagtttttaaaactttcctGAAGATTGAGTATTGTATCGGtttgatattttacaaaaaatattttagaaaacctTGGGAGTTTTTACAATCTGATGTTGAAACATAAGTTGCAtgattttaaacacatttatttaataaatatcaagAGCCTTAGTGCTTCTAAGAAAAGGCTAATCattagcaaaacaattttgaaaataaacaatttgtGCTCCATGTTTCTGCTGTTTATAAAGACATTTGAGTTTAGATTTGcttaatttatttagataactcagataatagatttaaattgtttaaagttactACATTTGAAATTATAGGAGAACCAAATTTGCATTGGTGACCAATCAAATTTTGACTCttattttaatgctaatttacttttaaaaatcaaactaaaaaataatatcaagaaACAAACCGAATCATATAAATTATCTTCACTTTCATCGTCTTCACTGGTCTGGACCTTTCTTTCTGTTTGCTCCACCCACTGAACAACAAGTTGAAGTACATTTCCAAATGACTGATAGTTTGCAGCAATgctaaacaatcaaaataaggaagagaaaataaatttcttagtaattgtaaatttatttaaaaagatttgtaacTAGGCAATCGTCTAAACTAATTCAAATCCAtctttaatgtatttaaaaaatttttaaatacatttaagatatttttattttaagccaAATTTGATATTGTTAATTACTTAGATATCATGATAATATGTActttttatagatataattaatctatataatatatcGTTGGTATACTGGCAAAACACGTTAAGTCAAAAATTGGCAGTTTTTACTTAATGATTCAGTATTGTAAAGTTTACAACGCTCTACAAACTGGCAAAATATACTAAGCCGAGTGAAACATTATCTTTTctctcattttaaaaatacatttaacatTAAGTCATAAAATgggaattaaaattaaaaaaataattaaaattaaaaaaaataaaagctataaatattttcttaaataaacacTTAACATTGTGGTGTATTTAATGTCAACACCAAATGCTATTTCATtagattataaaatttcaaattggaAGAAAACTTAAATGATTGATTTCTCTAAACAGGGATTTTTGAGTTAACGTTTTTTGCCAGTATACCCAcgatataatataattataatgtaaaacataatttaagttaacctaattaaatttcaatcattttaattaatttaatatttatcttattcataatatattttaattaacttattatcgcttttaaatattattcctAGTGTTCTATTTCACACTATTAAGTGTAACACCTTAGTATTACACTTGTCTATGTAACATCCTAGTTTTGCACTTGTTTGTGTAACACCCTgtttcagaatgtttttaaaagtcttcattTCCAACAAgcctgcaagcaaccactattaggtttggaagttactggagaaaaatgaagtttataatacaagataacaattaacagatgacttaaaaaattggaaattatatgaatcaggaaaacaaagTAAAgggagcgaattccaaagaattgaagtttgaggaaaaaaactagatgaataagaatttttggagcacttaagaacagtcacagtaaaaggatgagacaattaaatgacgagtaatACAAGAATGAaatttagtagatggcacaagagacactagttCTTTAGAGCTATACacccattataatatttatagaaaaaagagaaagaaaagcaacattacgtTGATGTGATAAttgttgaaggttggctgcaagagcaggtttaACTATGTTTGAATGCACTTTTGCACCTTGCCTAAAAGAGAAAGGTCATCATTCAAAGATCCACTCCAGacatggcaacagtattccatacaaggacaaattagaaatttatagagataaagaatagaatctggagtaagaaagtggcaatCACAACAAAGAGATGCCTAGCAGATGCCAATGAAAAAGATGCCtatagcagatgctaattttgcaatggatttgatatatcaTTTCCAAGAAAGATGGAAAGTGTGCTTGTAACAGCTACAAGtaaaaatccatttttaaaaagaattagcGATGTTGAAAATCACTTTAATTAACTTTCAGTAGACAGCATTTTAAAACTAGTTCCTGTTCAAGCGTACACACAGGAAATAGTGGAATACTGCAGATGTGCAATAAGAACATTTCTGTTTAATTTCActcatattattttattcataatcaTATTGACCATGCCCACCAACTCCCTCTTCCATCTCTTCTCCCAACTCCAAGGATGCTGTAATATAAAGACCCATAAGAACTAAATAGCAGACATTAGTAATGGTATCTACCAATGTCTGTCATTTagttcttattatataaatactcaataaactttaaagcaaagttgatttatttctgatttcaattttgtaaatatttaaaaaaattttttacttaaatttttaaatacttcagAAAAACTAGAAGAGCAAAAGTTAAAACACTGATGAATTACAACCCAAGAAGGCCTGCCTACCTCTTTGAAACTCTACAGAGCTCTCTACCTAGAAAGCGATTGCCAATAATAGACATAACTTTGTACTAAAGACATCTTCTGGAGATATAAAGTGCATAAGGAATGAAAGGGAATGCTGTGACAGAAAAATACTGTTTgctccaaaatattttatttgggCCAGGTGGTTTTCAGAACTCAGAAATGTTTTTTCTGAGGTAAGCATACTAAGGTTTCTGGGaatttaaaagcaatataaaGCTGTTTGTAATGAGAAAACACTTTAAATGTAACCAAACCAAAAATAACCAAGAAAGATTTCAGAATAATGACCAATAAActgtttgatatatatattttttttgttattcacctcctcaaggccatgaaggccactacagatgaggaggctacttaatagtggttataaccccctctcaactctataactccgaaacacaaaccttgacaaacaaggccgctgcgcgaagaaacaagttgagcgcggtactaccagggacgtggtggggatcgaactcggaacctctcgcttatgaagcgagcgctttaccattacaccactaccgcatgtcATAGCAGTTATATTAA
This portion of the Hydra vulgaris chromosome 13, alternate assembly HydraT2T_AEP genome encodes:
- the LOC100201999 gene encoding uncharacterized protein LOC100201999 isoform X2 → MTMALVQNPSMFLTIIDTADADCIAANYQSFGNVLQLVVQWVEQTERKVQTSEDDESEDNLYDSYFAQSEISLNEENQEQEPETSRSQQLSETSQNRQLDPTNRNLPQTNNQSHPQISALDLANALSFASAYIGQPSSSNQILSSEQVRLACEQVQALGITDESLIRRALSLSGGNLEAAINLIFEEIIQ